The following proteins come from a genomic window of Candidatus Binataceae bacterium:
- the kdpC gene encoding K(+)-transporting ATPase subunit C → MRTLLSAIAMVIALTVVTGIIYPLAVYVIAQTAFPWQANGSLIVRSGQVIGSELIGQSFTQARYFHPRPSDAGARGYDASDSGGSNLGPTNRKLIDDVRDALHKVLEENPGATPQQVPTGMVTASGSGLDPEISPADAQLQVARVAKARGLSPDVVEGLVREHTRPRFAGVFGEPGVNVLDLNLALDHLGQRQR, encoded by the coding sequence ATGCGCACGCTGCTTTCCGCGATCGCGATGGTGATAGCGCTGACGGTGGTGACCGGCATCATCTATCCGCTCGCGGTCTATGTAATCGCGCAGACTGCCTTCCCCTGGCAGGCCAATGGCAGCCTCATCGTGCGCAGCGGGCAGGTAATCGGCTCAGAGTTGATCGGCCAGAGCTTCACCCAGGCGCGCTACTTCCATCCCCGACCTTCGGATGCCGGCGCCAGGGGCTACGACGCTTCCGACTCGGGCGGCTCCAACCTCGGCCCGACCAACCGCAAGCTCATCGACGACGTCCGGGACGCGCTGCACAAGGTGCTCGAAGAGAACCCGGGCGCCACGCCTCAGCAGGTGCCGACGGGAATGGTTACCGCCTCGGGCAGCGGCCTCGACCCGGAGATTAGCCCAGCCGACGCGCAACTCCAGGTCGCACGCGTCGCTAAAGCGCGCGGCCTGAGCCCTGACGTGGTGGAGGGTCTCGTGCGCGAGCACACCCGCCCGCGATTCGCCGGCGTGTTTGGCGAGCCCGGCGTCAACGTCCTGGACCTGAACCTGGCCCTCGACCACCTCGGTCAGCGACAGCGCTGA
- the kdpB gene encoding potassium-transporting ATPase subunit KdpB, translating to MAERKATALWDRQIVRGALFNSMRKFDPRIQLRNPVMFVVEVTAAAVTLILIRDFLEGQFGLALFEFQIALWLWFAVGFANFAEAMAEGRGKAQADNLRKTRTETQAKLVGQDGAVRMVPATRLKRGDIVLVEAGAMIPGDGEVIEGIAAVNEAAITGESAPVIRESGGDRSAVTGGTTVISDHIKVRITANPGETFLDRMINLVEGAQRQKTPNEIALSILLAGLTIIFMLVCVSLYPFARYGGTSLSLPVLVALLVCLIPTTIGGLLSAIGIAGMDRLVQHNVLAMSGRAVEAAGDVDTLLLDKTGTITLGNRMATEFIPVLDTRIEELADAAQLASLADETPEGRSIMVLAKREYNLRGRELAEHEAEFIPFSAQTRMSGVNLNGRRVRKGAADQVVKFVRENGGAAPPELAGIVERIARAGGTPLVVADGPRVLGVIHLKDIIKEGIRERFARLRAMGMRTVMITGDNPLTAAAIAYEAGVDDFRAEATPETKLQLIREEQAQGKLVAMIGDGTNDAPALAQADVGVAMNAGTQAAREAGNMVDLDSNPTKIMEVVEIGKQLLMTRGALTTFSIANDVAKYFAIIPAMFVVEYPELQSLNIMHLATPQSAILSAVIFNALIIIALIPLALRGVAYRPLGAAAILTRNLFIYGLGGVLIPFIGIKAIDLLVAALHLA from the coding sequence ATGGCAGAGCGTAAGGCGACGGCGCTGTGGGACCGTCAGATCGTGCGGGGCGCGCTGTTCAACTCGATGCGCAAGTTCGACCCGCGCATCCAGCTACGCAACCCGGTGATGTTTGTGGTCGAGGTCACCGCGGCCGCGGTCACCCTGATCCTGATCCGCGACTTTCTCGAGGGACAGTTCGGGCTCGCCCTCTTCGAGTTTCAAATCGCGCTATGGCTGTGGTTCGCGGTGGGGTTTGCGAACTTTGCCGAAGCGATGGCAGAGGGGCGCGGCAAGGCGCAAGCCGATAACCTGCGCAAGACCCGCACCGAGACCCAGGCCAAGCTGGTCGGGCAGGACGGCGCGGTGCGGATGGTGCCGGCGACCAGGCTCAAACGCGGCGACATAGTGCTGGTCGAGGCGGGCGCCATGATTCCCGGCGACGGCGAAGTGATCGAGGGAATCGCGGCGGTCAACGAGGCGGCGATAACCGGCGAATCGGCGCCGGTGATTCGCGAGAGCGGCGGTGACCGCAGCGCGGTAACCGGCGGCACCACGGTTATCTCGGACCACATCAAGGTGCGCATCACTGCCAACCCCGGCGAGACCTTCCTCGATCGCATGATTAACCTGGTCGAGGGCGCGCAGCGCCAGAAGACGCCCAACGAAATCGCGCTCAGCATCCTGCTCGCCGGCCTGACGATCATCTTCATGCTGGTCTGCGTGAGCCTCTATCCGTTCGCGCGCTACGGCGGAACCTCGCTTTCGCTGCCGGTGCTGGTTGCGCTGCTGGTATGCCTGATTCCCACGACCATTGGCGGCCTGCTCTCGGCAATCGGCATCGCCGGGATGGACCGGCTCGTTCAGCACAACGTGCTCGCGATGTCAGGGCGCGCGGTCGAGGCGGCCGGCGACGTTGACACCCTGCTGCTCGACAAGACCGGCACGATCACGCTCGGCAACCGGATGGCAACCGAGTTCATCCCCGTGCTCGACACCCGAATCGAGGAACTGGCCGACGCCGCGCAATTGGCCTCGCTCGCCGACGAGACGCCGGAGGGCCGCTCGATCATGGTGCTGGCCAAGCGCGAATACAACCTCCGCGGACGCGAACTCGCCGAGCATGAGGCGGAATTCATCCCGTTCTCGGCGCAGACCCGCATGAGCGGGGTGAACCTCAACGGCCGCCGAGTACGCAAGGGCGCAGCCGACCAAGTGGTGAAGTTCGTCAGGGAAAACGGCGGCGCCGCGCCGCCCGAGTTGGCGGGAATCGTCGAGCGCATCGCGCGCGCGGGCGGCACGCCGCTGGTGGTCGCCGACGGCCCGCGCGTGCTCGGCGTGATTCACCTCAAAGACATTATCAAGGAGGGCATCCGCGAGCGTTTCGCCCGCCTGCGCGCGATGGGCATGCGTACGGTGATGATCACCGGCGACAATCCGTTGACCGCCGCCGCCATCGCCTATGAGGCCGGCGTCGACGACTTTCGCGCCGAAGCCACGCCCGAGACCAAGCTCCAGCTCATCCGCGAGGAGCAGGCGCAGGGCAAACTGGTCGCGATGATCGGTGACGGCACCAATGACGCGCCGGCGCTGGCGCAGGCCGACGTCGGGGTCGCGATGAACGCCGGCACCCAGGCCGCGCGCGAGGCCGGCAATATGGTCGACCTCGACTCCAACCCGACCAAAATCATGGAGGTCGTCGAGATCGGCAAGCAGCTTCTGATGACGCGCGGCGCGCTGACCACTTTTTCGATCGCCAACGACGTCGCCAAGTATTTCGCGATCATCCCGGCGATGTTCGTGGTGGAATATCCCGAACTCCAGTCGCTCAACATCATGCACCTGGCAACTCCGCAGAGCGCGATTCTGTCGGCGGTCATCTTCAACGCGCTGATCATCATCGCGCTCATCCCGCTGGCGCTGCGCGGCGTTGCCTACCGCCCGCTCGGCGCGGCGGCGATCCTGACCCGCAACCTCTTCATCTACGGCCTGGGCGGCGTGCTCATCCCGTTCATCGGCATCAAGGCGATTGATTTGCTAGTCGCAGCTCTGCACCTGGCATAA
- the kdpA gene encoding potassium-transporting ATPase subunit KdpA: protein MWNAVLQVGIFLAIVTAVSVPLGLYMARVFARERTFLDPMLEPVERLIYRLCGVRPGAEMTWREYAIAMLLFSMVGMIVLYAMQRLQAFLPLNPQHFAGVAPDLAFDTAASFTTNTNWQAYGGETTMSYLTQMAGLAFHNFVSAAAGIAVAIAVIHGFVRSGARTIGNFWVDLTRATLWVLLPISLVGALALVWQGVPQNFSPYVHARTVEGAEQVIAEGPVASQEIIKELGTNGGGFFNANAAHPYENPTPLSDLIELLAIFAIGAALTHTFGQMTGDRRQGWALFGAMAILFLMGVTPAIWAEQRGNPEFAKLGISQAAAPGDSGGNMEGKETRFGIVDSALWATVTTDSSCGAVNSMHDSFTPLGGLVPLVNMQLGEIIFGGVGSGLYGMLVMAVLAVFIAGLMVGRTPEYLGKKIEGREMKLAMLFILIFPAVILILAGIAVVTKPGLAGITNPGPHGLTQILYAYTEASANNGSAFAGLNANTPFYNSTLAFVMLFGRFMMKIPVLALAGSLAGKKAVPPSAGTFPTNGAIFVVLLVGVVLIVAALTFFPVDALGPIVEHLVMMKGKLY, encoded by the coding sequence ATGTGGAATGCCGTCCTCCAGGTGGGGATTTTTCTCGCTATCGTCACCGCGGTAAGCGTGCCGCTCGGCCTTTACATGGCGCGCGTGTTCGCCCGCGAGCGGACCTTCCTCGACCCGATGCTGGAGCCGGTCGAACGCCTGATCTATCGGTTGTGCGGCGTACGTCCGGGCGCGGAGATGACTTGGCGGGAGTACGCGATCGCGATGCTGCTGTTCAGCATGGTCGGAATGATCGTGCTCTACGCGATGCAGCGCTTGCAGGCGTTCCTGCCGCTCAACCCGCAGCACTTCGCCGGAGTCGCGCCCGATCTCGCTTTCGACACGGCGGCAAGCTTCACCACCAATACCAACTGGCAGGCCTACGGCGGCGAAACCACGATGAGCTATCTGACGCAGATGGCCGGGCTCGCCTTTCACAATTTTGTCTCCGCCGCGGCCGGCATCGCGGTCGCGATTGCGGTTATCCACGGCTTCGTCCGCTCCGGCGCGAGGACCATCGGCAACTTCTGGGTCGATTTGACTCGCGCGACGCTGTGGGTGCTGCTGCCGATCTCGCTAGTCGGCGCGCTGGCGCTGGTATGGCAGGGGGTGCCGCAGAACTTTAGCCCTTATGTCCATGCAAGGACCGTCGAGGGCGCCGAGCAGGTGATCGCCGAAGGTCCAGTCGCTTCGCAGGAGATCATCAAGGAACTCGGGACCAACGGTGGCGGCTTCTTCAACGCCAACGCCGCCCACCCCTATGAAAACCCTACTCCGCTCAGCGACTTGATTGAGCTGTTGGCGATCTTCGCGATCGGCGCGGCGCTGACGCACACCTTCGGCCAAATGACGGGTGACCGGCGTCAGGGATGGGCGTTGTTCGGCGCGATGGCAATCCTCTTTCTGATGGGCGTGACGCCAGCGATTTGGGCCGAGCAACGGGGCAATCCCGAGTTCGCCAAACTGGGAATCAGCCAGGCCGCCGCGCCCGGCGACAGCGGCGGCAACATGGAGGGCAAGGAGACGCGCTTCGGCATCGTTGACTCGGCGCTGTGGGCGACGGTCACTACCGACAGCTCGTGCGGCGCGGTGAACTCGATGCACGACAGTTTCACCCCGCTCGGCGGACTGGTCCCCCTGGTCAACATGCAGCTCGGCGAGATCATCTTCGGCGGCGTCGGTTCGGGACTTTACGGGATGCTGGTGATGGCGGTGCTCGCGGTGTTCATCGCGGGGCTGATGGTGGGGCGCACGCCGGAGTACCTGGGCAAGAAGATCGAGGGGCGCGAGATGAAGCTCGCTATGCTCTTCATCCTGATCTTTCCCGCGGTGATCTTGATCCTGGCCGGCATCGCCGTGGTGACCAAGCCTGGCCTTGCCGGGATCACAAATCCCGGGCCGCACGGCCTCACGCAGATTCTCTACGCCTACACCGAGGCCTCAGCCAACAACGGCTCGGCCTTCGCCGGGCTCAATGCGAACACCCCCTTCTATAACTCGACGCTTGCGTTCGTGATGCTGTTCGGCCGTTTCATGATGAAGATCCCGGTGCTCGCGCTGGCCGGGTCGCTGGCGGGCAAGAAGGCGGTACCACCGAGCGCCGGGACCTTTCCTACCAATGGCGCGATCTTCGTCGTGCTGCTGGTCGGCGTGGTCCTGATCGTCGCCGCGCTGACGTTCTTCCCGGTCGACGCGCTGGGGCCGATCGTCGAACACCTCGTCATGATGAAGGGCAAGCTCTACTAG
- the kdpF gene encoding K(+)-transporting ATPase subunit F, with amino-acid sequence MSGWELILGSVGAVLLIAYLVWALLHPERF; translated from the coding sequence ATGAGCGGTTGGGAGTTGATCTTGGGTTCGGTGGGCGCAGTCCTTCTGATCGCCTACCTGGTCTGGGCGCTGCTGCACCCCGAGCGCTTCTAG
- a CDS encoding LLM class F420-dependent oxidoreductase — protein MQKATLRVGVFSRMVRHGITAPLEAFQNQHFVELVRTAERCGYVDVWSFESFATDAFAPLAAAAMIAPKMRLGTAIVPVFTRPPALIAMSAATVQQLSSGRFVLGLGISSRTIVEQWMGVPFEHPLTRLRETVAAIRDSFRGGKVNFSGKTVHINGFRLSVTLDTPPPIYLGAQGAKMLRLAGEIGDGLITNFVTPATLPAMLEHVREGRRAAGKDPAAPLDVVCRIMIAVDDDEEKVRAELRRHLTAYVTVPTYNAFFREIGFEREARLALEAWNAGDRKAALASLPERMIEEIYVFGSVANCRRRLEQYLRAGVTTTALEFESFAPDPKERRARILRAAERLAPA, from the coding sequence ATGCAGAAAGCTACTCTCCGCGTCGGAGTTTTCAGTCGTATGGTACGACATGGAATCACGGCGCCACTTGAGGCGTTCCAGAATCAGCACTTCGTGGAACTCGTGCGGACGGCCGAACGTTGCGGCTATGTCGACGTGTGGTCGTTTGAATCGTTTGCGACCGACGCCTTCGCGCCGCTGGCGGCGGCGGCGATGATCGCGCCGAAGATGCGCCTGGGCACGGCGATCGTGCCGGTTTTCACGCGGCCGCCAGCACTGATCGCGATGTCGGCGGCGACGGTTCAGCAACTTTCGAGCGGGCGTTTCGTCCTGGGCCTGGGAATTTCCAGCCGGACTATCGTCGAGCAATGGATGGGCGTGCCGTTCGAGCACCCGCTGACGCGCCTGCGCGAGACGGTCGCCGCGATTCGCGATTCGTTCCGCGGCGGCAAGGTGAACTTCAGCGGCAAGACCGTGCACATCAACGGCTTCCGCCTCAGCGTGACCCTGGATACGCCGCCGCCGATCTATCTCGGCGCCCAGGGCGCGAAGATGCTCCGGCTGGCCGGCGAGATCGGCGACGGGCTAATCACCAACTTCGTCACGCCGGCGACGCTGCCCGCGATGCTCGAGCACGTGCGCGAGGGGCGGCGCGCCGCGGGCAAGGATCCCGCCGCGCCGCTCGACGTCGTCTGCCGCATCATGATCGCCGTCGATGACGACGAGGAGAAGGTGCGCGCTGAATTGCGGCGCCATCTGACCGCCTACGTGACGGTCCCGACCTACAACGCCTTCTTCCGCGAGATCGGCTTCGAACGCGAGGCCAGGCTCGCGTTGGAGGCGTGGAACGCCGGCGACCGCAAGGCGGCGCTCGCCTCGCTGCCCGAGCGGATGATCGAAGAGATCTACGTCTTCGGCAGCGTCGCCAACTGCCGACGGCGGTTAGAGCAATACCTCCGGGCCGGCGTGACGACGACCGCGCTCGAGTTCGAGTCGTTTGCCCCCGATCCGAAGGAGCGTCGCGCGCGTATTCTGCGCGCGGCCGAGCGCTTGGCGCCGGCCTAG